Proteins found in one Afipia sp. P52-10 genomic segment:
- a CDS encoding cytochrome P450: MNVAAKIDHETLARTIPLDEMHPGDPKLFQDDVWMPYFARLRQEDPVHYCKESRFGPYWSVTKYKDIMTVETSHQIYSSESALGGISIVDRPVEFRRQSFISMDPPRHDEHRKVVQPIVAPANLAKMEQIIRERTCSVLDSLPRNETFDWVDRVSIELTTRMLATLFDFPFEDRRKLTYWSDVSTADINAGGEIDSEEKRTAVLQECLEYFSRLWAERAQKPPTSDLISMLAHGPATKNLSPKEFLGTLTLLIVGGNDTTRNSMSASVLFMNQNPQEYQKLRENHALVESMVPEVIRFHTPLNHMRRTAVQDTVLGGKQIKKGDKVVMWYISGNRDSDAIENPDAFIIDRKRPRQHLSFGFGLHRCVGNRLAELQLRILWEEILKRFDKIELVGEPKRIYSAFVHGITELPVRIPA, translated from the coding sequence ATGAATGTCGCGGCCAAGATCGATCACGAAACTCTCGCACGGACCATTCCGCTTGACGAGATGCATCCAGGGGACCCGAAGCTGTTCCAGGACGATGTCTGGATGCCCTACTTCGCGCGGCTCCGGCAGGAAGATCCGGTTCACTACTGCAAGGAGAGCCGGTTCGGGCCCTACTGGTCTGTCACCAAATACAAGGACATCATGACGGTGGAGACCAGCCACCAGATTTATTCGTCGGAATCGGCGCTTGGCGGCATCTCGATCGTCGATCGGCCGGTCGAGTTCCGCAGGCAGAGCTTCATCTCGATGGATCCGCCGCGCCATGACGAACACCGCAAGGTCGTCCAGCCGATCGTCGCGCCGGCCAATCTCGCAAAGATGGAGCAGATCATCCGCGAGCGCACCTGCAGCGTGCTCGACAGCTTGCCGCGCAACGAAACCTTCGATTGGGTTGATCGCGTCTCGATCGAGCTGACCACGCGCATGCTCGCGACCCTGTTCGACTTCCCCTTCGAAGATCGACGCAAGCTGACCTACTGGTCGGACGTATCGACCGCCGACATCAATGCCGGCGGCGAGATCGATTCCGAAGAAAAGCGGACGGCAGTGCTGCAGGAGTGCCTGGAATACTTTTCCCGCCTGTGGGCGGAGCGGGCGCAGAAGCCGCCGACCTCCGACCTGATCTCCATGCTGGCGCACGGCCCCGCAACCAAGAACCTGTCGCCGAAGGAGTTCCTCGGCACGCTGACGCTGCTGATCGTCGGCGGCAACGACACGACGCGTAATTCCATGAGCGCCAGCGTGTTGTTCATGAACCAGAACCCGCAGGAGTACCAGAAGCTCCGCGAGAACCATGCCCTCGTCGAATCCATGGTGCCCGAGGTGATCCGCTTCCACACGCCGCTGAACCATATGCGGCGTACGGCCGTGCAGGACACCGTCCTCGGCGGGAAACAGATCAAGAAGGGCGACAAGGTGGTGATGTGGTACATCTCGGGCAATCGCGACAGCGATGCGATCGAAAACCCCGATGCATTCATCATCGACCGCAAGCGGCCGCGGCAGCATCTGTCGTTCGGCTTCGGGCTGCACCGTTGCGTCGGTAACCGACTGGCCGAGCTTCAGCTGCGCATTCTATGGGAAGAGATCCTGAAGCGCTTCGACAAGATCGAACTGGTTGGCGAGCCAAAACGCATCTACTCGGCGTTCGTGCATGGCATCACCGAACTGCCGGTTCGCATCCCCGCTTGA
- a CDS encoding TetR/AcrR family transcriptional regulator, with the protein MSTVTELSAGKREQTKARNREAILAAAKQVFAEKGYEAATVRDIIRCTDLASGTFYNYFKSKEEIAEALAIDASSKLRVILTEQRRRTKDFPDYLNGIFGAYFHFLIEEYSIEGTDGRHVMRPPATQSVTPAQKAVFEEIRSAISQRLGKELPVGSDVELITASITGIARNVGLQMLYRKPQDPDGAARFAAGMILHGLSIVEGRGSQ; encoded by the coding sequence TTGAGCACTGTAACTGAGCTTTCGGCAGGCAAGCGCGAGCAGACTAAGGCCCGCAACAGGGAGGCCATCCTTGCGGCTGCGAAGCAGGTGTTTGCCGAGAAGGGTTACGAGGCGGCAACCGTGCGCGATATCATCCGGTGCACGGATTTGGCGTCCGGAACCTTCTATAACTATTTCAAATCCAAGGAAGAGATTGCGGAAGCGCTGGCGATTGACGCCTCAAGCAAGTTGCGTGTCATTCTGACCGAACAGCGTCGTCGGACGAAGGACTTTCCAGATTACCTGAACGGGATCTTTGGCGCGTATTTTCATTTTTTGATCGAGGAGTACTCGATCGAAGGGACTGACGGGCGTCATGTCATGCGGCCACCGGCAACACAAAGCGTTACACCGGCACAGAAGGCCGTGTTCGAAGAAATTCGTTCGGCCATTTCGCAGCGGCTCGGCAAAGAGCTCCCGGTCGGTTCGGACGTTGAGCTCATAACGGCATCGATTACCGGGATCGCGCGGAACGTCGGACTGCAGATGCTCTATCGCAAGCCGCAGGATCCGGATGGTGCGGCCCGATTTGCCGCGGGTATGATCCTGCATGGGCTTTCGATCGTCGAAGGGCGTGGGAGTCAATAG
- a CDS encoding 2-hydroxyacid dehydrogenase: protein MKAVLQYRASPEFARRLAAVAPDWLQVTIVEEVDKARFAREMHDTDVLLHALEPVTAEVIANAPRLKLIQKIGVGVNTIDLKAAAAAGVKVANMPGTNSQAVAEMTLALLFAVLRRIVFLDAQTRQGQGWTLPLDALDRVGEIAGRTVGLVGFGEIPQRLLPVFEALGATVVYTARTRRPDARARWCSLDELLTVSDIVSLHVPLTEQTRHMLNGDSFASFKRGSILINTARGGLVDEIALARALRDGQLAGAGLDVMASEPLPAHDGLTSLPNVVLAPHVAWLTPETLDRSLIVAMENCKRLRAGQPLLNEIRI from the coding sequence ATGAAAGCTGTGTTGCAATACCGCGCGAGCCCCGAGTTCGCGCGCCGTCTTGCCGCTGTGGCGCCGGATTGGCTTCAAGTGACGATCGTCGAGGAGGTGGATAAGGCCCGTTTCGCGCGTGAGATGCACGATACGGACGTTCTGCTGCATGCGCTAGAGCCGGTAACGGCCGAGGTGATCGCCAATGCGCCGCGGTTGAAGCTGATTCAAAAAATCGGTGTTGGCGTGAACACGATCGATCTCAAGGCCGCTGCCGCCGCCGGGGTGAAGGTCGCGAACATGCCGGGGACGAACAGCCAGGCGGTGGCGGAGATGACGCTAGCTTTGCTGTTCGCGGTACTGCGTCGGATCGTATTTCTTGATGCGCAGACGCGGCAGGGACAAGGTTGGACGCTGCCGCTGGATGCCTTGGATAGGGTGGGTGAGATCGCAGGCCGGACGGTTGGCTTGGTTGGCTTTGGCGAGATTCCGCAGCGCCTGCTGCCGGTGTTCGAAGCGCTCGGTGCCACTGTCGTCTATACAGCCCGGACACGAAGGCCGGATGCGCGGGCCCGCTGGTGTTCTTTGGACGAGTTGCTCACGGTCTCTGACATCGTGTCTTTGCATGTCCCATTGACCGAGCAAACGCGCCATATGCTCAACGGCGATAGCTTCGCCTCGTTCAAGCGCGGCAGCATTCTGATCAATACCGCGCGCGGCGGCTTGGTCGATGAAATCGCTCTCGCTCGGGCTTTGCGCGATGGTCAACTCGCAGGGGCGGGCCTTGACGTGATGGCGTCCGAACCTCTGCCGGCGCACGATGGTTTGACCTCATTGCCCAACGTGGTGCTTGCACCGCATGTGGCATGGCTTACGCCGGAAACGCTCGACCGCAGCCTGATCGTGGCGATGGAGAATTGTAAACGACTTCGAGCCGGACAGCCATTGTTGAATGAGATTCGCATCTGA
- a CDS encoding lipopolysaccharide biosynthesis protein, with amino-acid sequence MNAQGAVHRLFGLLNVAAVRSMVSVFGLKAVITVLNFALITLAARKLGTNEFGSYSVLFSAAGLLSIVATLGQQVLVMRFWSEYTSNARSDLLKGAMIFSLAVCLAGCVLVGVPFYAWASATYSVPVGLAVTCYLVALSMVLTSSHLVRSAVGVEAGDGIGNLLLLGPPTAYLGLCMVSGQAADLALLFTIMAAGAGIAVLIHAGVTYRTIVARFPTIIRDRAAFQVREWSSRSFKLWMSNGLEASNQYLDVLVVGYLLSPTVAGAYFVVSRVANIFSIATDAIHMFSTRYIPGLFYRRQFDQLNRMLDMVAWVILAVVFGSMAVIVAGGPWLLGIFNSTYASYHGALIMLSIGVAALASAGPSGSLLMLTGHEGRYLLIVGAIVAIRVTGLLVLIPLFGVMGGATATASSLLLMALLLRGSAKTLVGIDGSVLRLPGYLHRFQQNSLRPAE; translated from the coding sequence GTGAACGCTCAAGGCGCGGTCCACCGGTTGTTCGGCTTGCTGAATGTTGCTGCGGTGCGGAGCATGGTCAGTGTGTTCGGCCTGAAGGCCGTTATCACCGTGTTGAACTTTGCACTGATTACTCTTGCTGCCCGCAAGTTGGGAACGAACGAGTTCGGCAGCTATTCGGTTCTGTTCTCTGCGGCAGGGTTGTTGAGCATCGTTGCGACGCTCGGCCAGCAGGTGCTGGTGATGCGCTTCTGGAGTGAGTACACGTCCAACGCGCGGAGCGATCTTCTCAAAGGCGCCATGATATTCAGCCTCGCCGTCTGTCTGGCGGGCTGTGTTCTGGTCGGTGTTCCGTTCTATGCGTGGGCATCTGCGACTTACTCCGTCCCAGTCGGACTTGCTGTGACGTGTTATCTCGTGGCGCTGTCGATGGTTCTGACCTCGTCGCATCTCGTGAGAAGCGCAGTGGGGGTCGAGGCCGGCGATGGCATCGGCAATCTTCTCTTGCTTGGCCCGCCTACGGCATATCTCGGGCTGTGCATGGTATCGGGGCAGGCCGCGGATCTCGCTCTGCTGTTCACGATCATGGCCGCCGGCGCAGGAATCGCCGTGCTTATCCATGCGGGAGTGACGTATCGGACAATCGTCGCACGATTTCCAACGATCATTCGCGACAGGGCGGCTTTTCAGGTGCGGGAATGGAGTAGCCGCTCGTTCAAGCTCTGGATGTCGAATGGGCTCGAGGCCTCCAACCAGTACCTCGATGTCCTCGTCGTCGGCTATCTCTTGAGTCCGACCGTGGCGGGCGCTTACTTTGTCGTATCGCGTGTTGCGAATATCTTCTCGATCGCGACCGATGCGATCCACATGTTCTCGACCCGGTATATTCCGGGACTGTTCTACCGGCGGCAATTCGATCAGCTGAATCGGATGCTGGACATGGTGGCGTGGGTCATTCTTGCCGTTGTTTTCGGCAGCATGGCTGTTATCGTCGCGGGTGGTCCGTGGCTTTTGGGCATCTTCAACAGCACCTATGCATCCTATCATGGAGCCTTGATCATGTTGTCGATCGGCGTGGCGGCCCTCGCGTCAGCCGGCCCATCCGGATCGCTCCTGATGCTGACCGGACATGAGGGGCGCTACTTGCTGATCGTCGGTGCGATCGTTGCCATACGTGTAACCGGTCTGCTCGTGTTGATCCCGCTGTTCGGCGTGATGGGTGGTGCAACGGCGACGGCGTCTTCGCTGTTGCTGATGGCTCTGCTGTTGCGAGGCTCAGCAAAGACGCTCGTCGGCATTGACGGTTCCGTGCTGCGGCTTCCAGGATACCTGCATCGTTTTCAGCAGAATTCGCTGCGACCGGCGGAATAG
- a CDS encoding GNAT family N-acetyltransferase codes for MLAISADLLRLDVVVGVEESFDFLSEEYRSFFNLHRGTVFQSPVWMDLIHKRLVANLSARQHTITVRRPDDGALLAVIPTVVQRAAKVDVLQPADFGVCDYNCVVGDRIVLETLANDPSAVARFDALVDDAHVLLFRKIRDDGFDPARLFSRTTTTRCDNAAYHSEVGNDFEVWQRRTVRRKFSKELGRLARQLEREGGSYEHRPARTEQEVREAFAFLRKVRGGRFDSDLLSQNVYWSFYLDFAIAGLSCGECVTYVSYLGGKPVAVLFGLAGEGQFHAVLNGFDAEGYGKYSVGLQIIYRVIKLRFDQGFQRFDMGLGNTGYKSHFRVEETTLHNFTRASTLSGSAFSFIYHRAKPIKNALKRYVPQLR; via the coding sequence ATGCTGGCAATCAGCGCTGACTTGTTGCGCCTCGACGTCGTTGTCGGCGTAGAGGAGAGTTTCGACTTTCTGTCCGAGGAGTACCGTAGTTTCTTCAACCTGCATCGGGGGACTGTTTTTCAGTCTCCCGTCTGGATGGACTTGATCCACAAGCGGCTCGTGGCGAATCTGTCGGCCAGGCAGCACACTATAACGGTTCGTCGGCCCGACGATGGGGCGCTGTTGGCTGTGATCCCTACAGTTGTGCAACGCGCAGCGAAGGTCGATGTGTTGCAGCCTGCCGATTTCGGCGTCTGCGACTACAATTGCGTGGTGGGAGACCGGATCGTCCTCGAAACGCTTGCGAACGATCCGTCGGCTGTCGCGCGTTTCGACGCTCTCGTCGACGACGCGCACGTCCTGCTGTTCCGAAAGATCAGGGACGACGGGTTCGATCCCGCGCGGCTCTTTAGCCGGACGACCACGACCCGCTGCGACAATGCCGCGTATCACAGCGAGGTAGGGAATGACTTCGAAGTTTGGCAGCGCCGCACCGTTCGGCGTAAGTTTTCGAAGGAGCTGGGGCGCCTCGCGCGTCAGCTCGAGCGGGAGGGCGGATCTTATGAGCACCGGCCGGCCCGCACGGAGCAGGAGGTGCGGGAGGCTTTCGCGTTCTTGAGAAAGGTCAGGGGTGGTCGTTTCGATTCCGATCTTCTATCGCAGAACGTCTACTGGAGTTTCTATTTGGATTTTGCGATCGCCGGCTTGAGTTGCGGCGAGTGCGTGACCTATGTGAGCTATCTGGGCGGGAAACCCGTCGCCGTTCTGTTCGGGCTCGCGGGGGAGGGGCAGTTCCATGCCGTGCTCAACGGGTTCGATGCCGAGGGGTATGGCAAGTACTCGGTCGGTCTGCAGATCATCTACCGCGTTATCAAGCTGCGGTTCGATCAAGGGTTCCAGCGCTTCGATATGGGGCTGGGTAACACAGGTTACAAATCGCATTTCAGGGTCGAGGAAACGACGCTTCATAACTTCACGCGGGCCAGCACGCTCAGCGGCTCAGCGTTTTCGTTCATCTATCACCGGGCAAAGCCGATCAAGAATGCGTTGAAGCGCTATGTGCCACAACTGCGCTAG
- a CDS encoding VanZ family protein produces MNPTIFRILAWTSLAMIAFATLSPIELRPESGMPPNIERFFAFAAIGLVFAAAYPRHFWLTLIIVLGAAFLLEILQIASPSRHGRLFDAVVKMSGGTLGLILGWLLQRFSLQR; encoded by the coding sequence ATGAACCCGACCATCTTCCGCATTCTGGCCTGGACGAGCCTGGCGATGATCGCGTTTGCGACGCTCAGCCCCATCGAGCTCCGACCGGAAAGCGGCATGCCGCCGAACATCGAGCGGTTCTTTGCGTTCGCTGCGATCGGGCTCGTGTTTGCCGCGGCCTATCCGAGACATTTCTGGCTGACGCTGATCATCGTCCTGGGAGCCGCATTCCTGCTGGAAATTCTGCAGATTGCCTCCCCTTCGCGCCATGGCCGTCTGTTCGACGCGGTCGTCAAAATGTCGGGAGGAACGCTCGGCTTGATCCTCGGCTGGCTGCTGCAACGCTTCAGCCTTCAACGATAA